One region of Carya illinoinensis cultivar Pawnee chromosome 8, C.illinoinensisPawnee_v1, whole genome shotgun sequence genomic DNA includes:
- the LOC122318998 gene encoding auxin-responsive protein IAA9-like — translation MSPPLLGAGEEEGQGNVTLMASSSSLDSLSRNSFELKERNYMGLSDCSSVDSSVVSTVADETKSSSLNVKATELRLGLPGSQSPERDPELCLPSSTQLDEKPLFPLHPLNDGHYSSTQKSVASGSKRGFSDAMHGFSEGKYLANSEVKVMLSPRPSSNLGLKAGSILENLGTQPANTKEVAPPKIVQERPHAAIEPRASNNGSANSNSSAPATKAQVVGWPPIRSYRKNSLTITSKNNDEVDGKVVPGALFIKVSMDGAPYLRKVDLKHYSAYQDLSSALEKMFSCFTIGQYGSHGTLGREVLSEVKLKDLLHGSEYVLTYEDKDGDWMLVGDVPWEMFIGTCKRLRIMKGSDAIGLAPRAVEKCRNRN, via the exons ATGTCACCTCCACTGCTTGGTGCTGGGGAGGAGGAAGGCCAGGGCAATGTCACTTTAATGGCTTCCTCCTCCTCACTTGACAGCTTAAGCCGCAATAGTTTTGAATTGAAAGAGCGCAACTACATGGGTTTATCTGATTGTTCCTCAGTGGACAGCTCAGTGGTATCCACTGTGGCTGATGAGACTAAAAGTAGTAGTCTCAATGTGAAGGCTACAGAACTGAGGCTTGGACTTCCTGGATCCCAGTCTCCTGAAAGAGATCCAGAACTCTGCTTGCCAAGTTCCACTCAACTAGATGAGAAACCCCTCTTCCCATTGCATCCTTTGAATGATGGCCACTACTCTTCTACACAGAAGAGTGTTGCCTCAGGCAGCAAAAGAGGGTTCTCCGATGCTATGCATGGATTCTCAGAG GGGAAATATCTTGCTAATTCAGAGGTAAAAGTGATGCTGTCTCCAAGGCCTTCTTCAAATTTGGGACTTAAAGCTGGTTCTATTCTCGAGAACCTTGGGACTCAACCAGCAAACACAAAAGAGGTAGCACCACCAAAAATAGTACAAGAGAGGCCTCACGCTGCTATTGAACCCCGAGCAAGTAATAATGGTTCTGCAAATAGTAATAGCAGTGCTCCTGCTACAAA GGCACAGGTTGTGGGTTGGCCACCTATAAGATCATATAGGAAGAACTCATTGACTATTACTTCAAAGAACAATGATGAAGTAGATGGAAAAGTGGTGCCTGGAGCTCTGTTTATCAAGGTCAGCATGGATGGTGCTCCTTATTTGAGGAAAGTGGACTTAAAACATTACTCTGCATACCAGGACCTGTCTTCTGCACTTGAAAAGATGTTCAGCTGTTTTACCATTG GTCAATATGGATCTCATGGAACTCTGGGCAGGGAGGTGCTGAGTGAGGTCAAACTGAAGGATCTGCTTCATGGATCCGAATATGTTCTTACCTACGAAGATAAAGATGGTGACTGGATGCTTGTGGGTGATGTCCCCTGGGA GATGTTTATTGGTACATGCAAGAGGCTGAGAATCATGAAGGGTTCTGATGCTATTGGCCTAG CTCCAAGGGCCGTGGAGAAGTGCAGGAACAGGAACTAG